One Phycisphaera mikurensis NBRC 102666 DNA window includes the following coding sequences:
- a CDS encoding type I 3-dehydroquinate dehydratase, translated as MTLLCCPITVNDADDALAACGRAAEAGADLVEFRCDRFTDDRDALARLVADASLPCIVTLRHASEGGGFSGLESLRVGLLLFLSQQPRPPAYLDFEHARLAALSAGERADLEDAATRCGLILSTHDFAGRPADLDRRVLAMADTPGVRVLKAAWAARSLRDNLQAFELIERRLAPTAALCMGDAGLPSRVLARKFGGFVTFAAADRASGTAPGQPTIAELRDLYRWDAIGPATRVYGVIGDPVGHSKSPALHNAGFDASGFDGVYLPMPIPAGYEHLKATLSAWLDHGSLRFRGASVTIPHKADLLRFAEERGATIDPLAARIGAANTLIVGEDGALAVRNTDCDAALGVVRRALGGVGLRGAAVAVLGAGGVSRAVVAGFADAGCRVTVFNRSVERARSLAAAFGVEAAPLAEAAAGAADVWINATSIGMETAEDPAPDASPLPDPPGSWGPGTVVFDTVYTPPETRLLRDAAAAGCVTAGGTAMFLAQAAAQFEAWTGVEAPEAVFGSGGAGHPAGAIEGFAGDAG; from the coding sequence ATGACGCTGCTCTGCTGCCCGATCACGGTGAATGACGCCGACGACGCGCTCGCGGCCTGCGGCCGCGCGGCCGAGGCGGGAGCCGACCTCGTCGAGTTCCGCTGCGACCGCTTCACCGACGACCGCGACGCGCTGGCGCGGCTGGTGGCCGACGCATCGCTGCCGTGCATCGTGACGCTCCGGCACGCGAGCGAGGGCGGCGGCTTCTCGGGGCTGGAGAGCCTGCGGGTCGGGCTGCTCTTGTTCCTGTCGCAACAGCCGCGCCCGCCGGCCTATCTCGACTTCGAGCACGCCCGCCTGGCGGCGCTGTCGGCGGGGGAGCGGGCCGACCTGGAGGACGCCGCCACGCGCTGCGGGCTGATCCTCTCGACGCACGACTTCGCCGGCCGCCCCGCCGATCTGGACCGGCGCGTGCTGGCAATGGCGGACACGCCCGGCGTCCGCGTGCTCAAGGCCGCCTGGGCCGCCCGCTCGCTGCGCGACAACCTGCAGGCTTTCGAGCTGATCGAGCGGCGGCTGGCCCCCACCGCCGCGCTGTGCATGGGCGACGCGGGGCTCCCCTCCCGGGTGCTGGCGAGGAAGTTCGGCGGCTTCGTCACCTTCGCCGCGGCCGATCGCGCGAGCGGGACGGCGCCCGGGCAGCCGACGATCGCGGAGCTCAGAGACCTCTACCGCTGGGACGCCATCGGCCCGGCGACCCGCGTCTACGGCGTCATCGGCGACCCGGTCGGCCACTCCAAGAGCCCGGCCCTCCACAACGCCGGCTTCGACGCGAGCGGCTTCGACGGCGTGTACCTGCCGATGCCGATCCCCGCCGGGTACGAGCACCTCAAGGCGACGCTGTCGGCGTGGCTGGACCACGGGTCGCTGCGCTTCCGCGGCGCCTCGGTGACGATCCCCCACAAGGCGGACCTCCTGCGGTTCGCGGAGGAACGCGGCGCGACGATCGACCCGCTGGCCGCGCGGATTGGCGCGGCGAACACGCTGATCGTGGGCGAGGACGGGGCGCTGGCGGTCCGGAACACCGACTGCGACGCGGCACTGGGCGTGGTGCGGCGGGCGCTCGGCGGCGTCGGCCTCCGCGGCGCGGCCGTCGCGGTGCTCGGGGCGGGCGGCGTCTCGCGTGCGGTGGTGGCGGGCTTCGCCGACGCGGGCTGCCGGGTCACCGTCTTCAACCGCTCGGTGGAGAGGGCCCGGAGCCTCGCCGCCGCCTTCGGCGTGGAAGCCGCCCCGCTCGCGGAGGCGGCCGCCGGCGCCGCGGACGTCTGGATCAACGCGACGTCCATCGGCATGGAGACCGCCGAGGACCCCGCCCCGGACGCGTCGCCGCTGCCCGACCCGCCGGGTTCCTGGGGCCCGGGCACCGTCGTCTTCGACACCGTCTACACGCCGCCGGAGACGAGGCTGCTCCGAGACGCCGCCGCCGCCGGCTGCGTCACCGCCGGCGGCACCGCGATGTTCCTCGCCCAAGCCGCGGCGCAGTTCGAGGCCTGGACGGGGGTGGAGGCGCCGGAGGCCGTCTTCGGATCCGGGGGCGCCGGGCACCCGGCGGGCGCGATCGAGGGCTTCGCCGGGGACGCGGGGTGA
- a CDS encoding RrF2 family transcriptional regulator: protein MSLYGSSVEYGLHCLLTLVPLSEGPGQPPALPASDLADFQGVSPSLVRKVFTKLERAGLVASAEGKGGGFRLARSASDISVLDVVDAIEGDKPLFDCKQIQGNCAVLSGDVAADAARSMCMIHTVMLEAEQAMRRSLRSYSLAQMSKGMTASMPPRYLHSMESWFNDRLAGRPNAPTLGNRFLPSEEVKTSAKRKRRA from the coding sequence ATGAGCCTGTACGGATCGAGCGTGGAGTACGGCCTGCACTGCCTGCTCACCCTGGTGCCGCTCTCGGAGGGCCCCGGCCAGCCGCCGGCGCTGCCCGCCAGCGACCTCGCCGACTTCCAGGGCGTCTCCCCGTCGCTGGTCCGCAAGGTCTTCACCAAGCTCGAGCGAGCCGGGCTGGTCGCCTCCGCCGAGGGCAAGGGCGGCGGCTTCCGCCTCGCCCGCTCCGCCTCGGACATCTCCGTGCTCGACGTCGTCGACGCGATCGAGGGGGACAAGCCGCTGTTCGATTGCAAGCAGATCCAGGGCAACTGCGCCGTGCTCTCCGGCGACGTCGCCGCCGACGCCGCCCGCAGCATGTGCATGATCCACACGGTGATGCTCGAGGCCGAGCAGGCGATGCGGCGATCGCTGCGGAGCTACTCGCTCGCGCAGATGTCCAAGGGCATGACCGCCTCGATGCCGCCGCGCTACCTGCACAGCATGGAGAGCTGGTTCAACGACCGGCTCGCCGGGCGCCCCAACGCCCCGACGCTCGGCAACCGCTTCCTGCCCTCCGAGGAGGTCAAGACCAGCGCGAAGCGCAAGCGCCGGGCCTGA
- a CDS encoding DinB family protein, protein MASLPVETLLFPLRVHAEKGAKLVEDLHEEQMIAQPGTPADGLAVNHPAWILAHLNCYLPVAAGLLDGQTPEDPKHHRYGMNSQPKPEAAEYPDKAELLAAWNAGHARVADLLSAADEHAASRPMPVERWREKFPTVGHVLGYLLIHHEGYHLGQLSAWRRVSGLPAAG, encoded by the coding sequence ATGGCTTCCCTTCCCGTCGAAACGCTGCTCTTCCCGCTCCGCGTGCACGCCGAGAAGGGCGCGAAGCTGGTGGAGGATCTCCACGAAGAGCAGATGATCGCTCAGCCGGGCACGCCCGCCGACGGCCTCGCGGTCAACCACCCCGCCTGGATCCTGGCCCACCTCAACTGCTACCTGCCGGTGGCGGCGGGGCTGCTCGATGGGCAGACCCCCGAGGACCCGAAGCACCACCGCTACGGGATGAACAGCCAGCCGAAGCCGGAAGCGGCGGAGTACCCGGACAAGGCGGAGCTGCTCGCCGCGTGGAACGCCGGCCACGCCCGCGTCGCCGACCTGCTGTCCGCCGCGGACGAGCACGCGGCCTCGCGGCCGATGCCGGTGGAGCGGTGGCGAGAAAAATTCCCGACGGTGGGCCACGTGCTCGGCTACCTCCTCATCCACCACGAGGGCTACCACCTCGGGCAGCTCTCGGCTTGGCGTCGCGTGAGCGGGCTGCCCGCCGCGGGCTGA
- a CDS encoding aminotransferase class III-fold pyridoxal phosphate-dependent enzyme: protein MRNAENPDGPRMPPRTALQARDHRVFWHPCAQMHDYEAFPPLEVASASGSVITLADGSGLIDGISSWWCKSLGHRHRGVAAAVAAQAQAYEHVITANTTSPAIVSLCERVLAACNGLGPDRWGPNAPEGKPPGPFGRCFFADNGSTGVEVALKMALQAQQQGGRPERTRLAALGNGYHGETAGAMSVSDLDLYVSPHGPMMVPVTKLPAPEARTGPDDPRWLDASEQWPAVEAALDAVRHNLAAVIYEPVLQAAGGMTLYSPDLLTRLRRWADGNGVYLIADEIAAGFGRLGPMLASHLAPPPDARDRSAGRFAAPDFAVLSKGLSGGYGPMSMVVTTDAVYELFYDRYETGKAFLHSNTFAGHALGVAAAHAALDAYATEGVRENVDAVGARLHAGLLAAAADRPTLTHVRRLGMVAAVDLRRADGGPLDPADRTGYAVYRAAVRGGALLRPLVDTMYLFPPLNTDAATADRLLAVLLGAVDAVLEPTAAG from the coding sequence ATGAGAAACGCTGAAAACCCCGACGGTCCGCGGATGCCGCCGCGGACGGCGCTTCAGGCCCGGGACCACCGGGTCTTCTGGCACCCGTGCGCGCAGATGCACGACTACGAGGCGTTCCCGCCGCTGGAGGTGGCGTCGGCCTCGGGCAGCGTGATCACGCTGGCCGACGGCTCGGGGCTGATCGACGGGATCTCCAGCTGGTGGTGCAAGTCGCTGGGGCACCGGCACCGGGGCGTGGCCGCGGCGGTCGCGGCGCAGGCGCAGGCGTACGAGCACGTCATCACGGCGAACACGACGAGCCCGGCGATCGTGTCGCTGTGCGAGCGGGTGCTGGCCGCGTGCAACGGGCTCGGGCCCGACCGCTGGGGTCCCAACGCGCCCGAGGGCAAGCCGCCGGGGCCCTTCGGTCGCTGCTTCTTCGCCGACAACGGCAGCACGGGCGTGGAGGTGGCGCTGAAGATGGCGTTGCAGGCGCAGCAGCAGGGCGGGCGTCCGGAGCGGACCCGGCTCGCGGCGCTGGGCAACGGCTACCACGGCGAGACGGCGGGCGCGATGTCGGTGTCGGACCTGGACCTGTACGTCAGCCCCCACGGCCCGATGATGGTGCCGGTGACGAAGCTGCCGGCGCCGGAAGCCCGCACCGGGCCGGACGACCCGCGGTGGCTCGACGCCTCGGAGCAATGGCCCGCGGTGGAGGCGGCGCTGGACGCCGTCCGCCACAACCTCGCGGCGGTCATCTACGAGCCCGTGCTGCAGGCGGCGGGCGGGATGACGCTCTACTCGCCGGACCTGCTGACGCGGCTCCGCCGATGGGCCGACGGCAACGGCGTGTACCTCATCGCCGACGAGATCGCCGCGGGCTTCGGGCGGCTGGGCCCGATGCTCGCCTCGCACCTCGCGCCGCCGCCCGACGCCCGCGACCGATCGGCGGGGCGCTTCGCCGCCCCGGACTTCGCCGTGCTCTCCAAGGGGCTCTCCGGCGGGTACGGACCGATGAGCATGGTCGTCACGACCGATGCGGTCTACGAGCTCTTCTACGACCGCTACGAGACGGGCAAGGCCTTCCTGCACTCGAACACCTTCGCCGGCCATGCGCTCGGGGTCGCGGCGGCCCACGCGGCGCTCGACGCGTACGCGACCGAGGGCGTCCGCGAGAACGTCGACGCCGTGGGGGCCCGGCTGCACGCCGGGCTGCTCGCGGCGGCGGCCGACCGGCCGACGCTCACCCACGTCCGGCGGCTGGGGATGGTGGCGGCCGTCGACCTCCGCCGCGCCGACGGCGGCCCGCTGGATCCCGCGGACCGCACGGGCTACGCGGTCTACCGGGCGGCCGTCCGCGGCGGCGCGTTGCTCCGCCCGCTCGTCGACACGATGTACCTCTTCCCGCCGCTGAACACCGACGCGGCGACGGCGGACCGGCTCCTGGCCGTTCTGCTCGGAGCCGTCGACGCGGTGCTGGAGCCGACGGCGGCGGGCTGA
- a CDS encoding alpha/beta hydrolase, which yields MLPRTQPRDVDLERRRERSALHRNRIYADPDGVPLLLDLYRPPADAPVPVVVWLHGGGWKSGSKDHCVVRWFVRYGYAVAAASYRLLPRHRHPAQADDARAAVRFVRAHAEEWGVDPRRITLGGVSAGAYLACLVGVTPGPLAAAAGLDAGRPDGVVEPVLAATRRVDDRVESVVNVSGFTDFPALQGLPSRRAGKASPESALLGVEPRTVPERLAAVSPLTHVAAAAEAGVLPRFVHAHGEANRVIPPDQARRLHAAVRAAGGRSKLLEMKGSGHGDPRLLSEAGARGRIVDFLNLAEALPAA from the coding sequence ATGCTCCCCCGGACCCAACCCCGCGACGTCGACCTCGAACGCCGGCGCGAACGCTCGGCCCTGCACCGCAACCGCATCTACGCCGATCCCGACGGCGTCCCGCTGCTGCTGGACCTGTACCGGCCGCCGGCCGACGCCCCCGTGCCGGTGGTGGTCTGGCTGCACGGCGGGGGTTGGAAGAGCGGCTCGAAGGACCACTGCGTCGTCCGCTGGTTCGTGCGGTACGGCTACGCCGTGGCGGCGGCGAGCTACCGGCTGCTGCCCCGGCACCGGCACCCCGCCCAGGCGGACGACGCCCGCGCCGCGGTCCGCTTCGTGCGGGCCCACGCGGAGGAATGGGGCGTCGACCCGCGGCGGATCACGCTCGGCGGCGTCTCGGCGGGGGCGTACCTCGCCTGCCTCGTGGGCGTCACGCCCGGGCCGCTCGCGGCGGCCGCCGGCCTCGACGCCGGCCGGCCCGACGGCGTCGTCGAGCCGGTCCTCGCCGCGACCCGCCGCGTCGACGACCGCGTCGAGTCGGTCGTCAACGTGTCGGGCTTCACCGACTTCCCCGCGCTGCAGGGCCTCCCCAGCCGGCGCGCCGGCAAGGCCAGCCCCGAGTCGGCGCTGCTGGGCGTGGAGCCGCGGACGGTGCCGGAGCGCCTCGCGGCCGTCTCGCCGCTGACCCACGTCGCCGCCGCCGCCGAGGCCGGCGTGCTGCCCCGCTTCGTGCACGCCCATGGGGAGGCGAACCGCGTGATCCCGCCCGACCAGGCCCGGCGGCTGCACGCGGCGGTCCGCGCCGCCGGCGGCCGCAGCAAGCTGCTGGAGATGAAGGGGTCCGGCCACGGCGACCCGCGGCTGCTGTCCGAGGCCGGGGCCCGCGGCCGCATCGTCGACTTCCTGAACCTCGCCGAGGCCTTGCCGGCCGCGTGA
- a CDS encoding PEP-CTERM sorting domain-containing protein, with amino-acid sequence MLVRSFAFTAAAALLAAPASAVVVESFEAGVPGTGQSKGFQFVDSGAGITEGTQAVRRTISGGAGFEIGPVFNIDGAPAPVTEITAEVHTLDAQPNGFLQFVLGADFGDTDFAFNAQTDYVQVNGSKEPGGVGGNSFVGSGTGQFTITYTAAQNATFFNRVNAALLAGDAFDLAVVLNKADGATGTFTVDNITANIVPEPASLAVLGLGGVALLGRRRR; translated from the coding sequence ATGCTCGTTCGATCCTTCGCCTTCACCGCCGCGGCCGCCCTGCTGGCCGCTCCCGCTTCCGCCGTGGTCGTGGAGTCCTTCGAGGCCGGCGTGCCCGGCACCGGCCAGTCGAAGGGCTTCCAGTTCGTCGACTCCGGCGCCGGCATCACGGAGGGGACGCAGGCCGTCCGCCGCACGATCAGCGGTGGGGCGGGCTTCGAGATCGGCCCGGTCTTCAACATCGACGGTGCGCCTGCGCCCGTCACCGAGATCACCGCGGAGGTGCACACGCTCGACGCCCAGCCCAATGGCTTCCTGCAATTCGTGCTCGGCGCCGACTTCGGCGACACCGACTTCGCCTTCAACGCGCAGACCGACTACGTGCAGGTCAACGGGAGCAAGGAGCCCGGCGGCGTCGGCGGGAACTCCTTCGTGGGTTCGGGCACCGGCCAATTCACCATCACGTACACCGCGGCCCAGAACGCCACCTTCTTCAACCGCGTGAACGCGGCGCTGCTCGCCGGCGACGCCTTCGACCTCGCCGTCGTCCTGAACAAGGCCGACGGCGCGACCGGCACCTTCACCGTGGACAACATCACGGCGAACATCGTGCCCGAGCCGGCTTCGCTGGCCGTGCTGGGCCTCGGCGGCGTGGCGTTGCTCGGCCGCCGCCGCCGCTGA
- a CDS encoding serine/threonine-protein kinase, whose protein sequence is MPDPPRDPPDAPLLAALTDASFERYWKAGALKYRNFRPLAEGGTATLQTCVDANLGREVVFKALHPHLADDEGEQQRFLREARVTALIAHPGTVPVYELGRRADGSLYFTMKKLVGQNLRELLMSLAAKDRAVEPDWPMPRLVDVAISAAHTVAHAHSRGVIHRDLKPANILVGAFQQTTVLDWGLAKVRMDAPAAADDAAAGAGPPLAELQTPEPPRGPDAVGHELTRPGRRYGTPLYMSPEQARGDADLDERTDVYNLGSVLYEILALKNLIVGNELEEVMDRVLNQPPPPPSAVAPAGREVPPDLEACCLRALAKDPADRQPTMTAFADELLAHRRAGRRGRRRPWLR, encoded by the coding sequence ATGCCCGACCCGCCCCGCGATCCGCCGGACGCGCCGCTGCTCGCGGCGCTCACCGACGCCTCCTTCGAGCGGTATTGGAAGGCCGGCGCCCTGAAGTACCGCAACTTCCGGCCCCTCGCCGAGGGCGGCACCGCCACGCTGCAGACCTGCGTCGACGCGAACCTGGGCCGCGAGGTCGTCTTCAAGGCGCTGCACCCCCACCTCGCCGACGACGAGGGCGAGCAGCAGCGCTTCCTGCGTGAGGCCCGCGTCACCGCGCTGATCGCCCACCCCGGCACCGTGCCCGTCTACGAGCTGGGCCGGCGTGCCGACGGCTCCCTGTACTTCACGATGAAGAAGCTCGTCGGGCAGAACCTGCGGGAGCTGCTGATGTCGCTTGCGGCGAAGGACCGCGCGGTCGAGCCGGACTGGCCGATGCCGCGCCTGGTCGACGTCGCGATCTCGGCGGCGCACACGGTGGCGCACGCGCACAGCCGCGGCGTGATCCACCGCGACCTCAAGCCGGCGAACATCCTCGTCGGTGCCTTCCAGCAGACGACGGTGCTGGACTGGGGCCTGGCGAAGGTGCGGATGGACGCCCCCGCGGCGGCCGACGACGCGGCCGCGGGCGCCGGGCCGCCGCTGGCCGAGCTGCAGACGCCCGAGCCGCCGAGGGGGCCCGACGCGGTCGGCCACGAGCTCACCCGGCCCGGCCGCCGCTACGGCACGCCGCTGTACATGTCGCCGGAGCAGGCCCGCGGCGACGCCGACCTCGACGAGCGGACCGACGTCTACAACCTCGGCAGCGTGCTCTACGAGATCCTCGCGCTAAAAAACCTCATCGTCGGCAACGAGCTCGAGGAGGTGATGGACCGGGTGCTCAACCAGCCGCCGCCGCCGCCCTCGGCGGTGGCGCCGGCCGGCCGCGAGGTGCCGCCGGACCTGGAAGCCTGCTGCCTGAGAGCGCTGGCGAAGGATCCGGCCGACCGGCAGCCGACGATGACGGCCTTCGCCGACGAGCTGCTGGCCCACCGCCGCGCCGGGCGGCGGGGGCGGCGGCGGCCGTGGCTGCGCTGA
- a CDS encoding UDP-N-acetylmuramoyl-L-alanyl-D-glutamate--2,6-diaminopimelate ligase, translating to MEHDAALLAAAAGADPVGDAAGARVTGVSDDTRTLEPGDLFLLRGGGSGGPDRLAEAAAGGAAAAVVPAGCGAGAGLPLFRMPAGRPLDQAAAGRVADALFGRPADGLALVGVTGTNGKTTVATLTRHLLAALGVPCGLLGTVCVDTGGGPAPATLTTPGAIGLRRHFAAMRGNGLAAAALEASSHALDQGRTAGLSFAAAVFTNLTRDHLDYHGTMEAYADAKARLFGQLAADGVAVVNADDPAASRFAGAAPRDRVLRTSVADAAGADATAAVASLGATSAAAAFAGPWGRFEATLTTGGLHNVSNALQAVAAAWSVASRRRPGAATPAALAAALAAAAPVPGRLEPVAPPADADPAALPGVLVDYAHTPDALGRVLAALRPATAGRLIVVYGCGGDRDRTKRPLMTAAALAGADTAVLTSDNPRTEDPRRILDDAAAGAAAADRGRLSVEPDRRAAISAAVRGARPGDVVLIAGKGHEDYQLVSDGAGGIRRLRFDDREEAAAALRRS from the coding sequence ATGGAGCACGACGCCGCTTTGCTGGCCGCCGCGGCGGGCGCCGATCCCGTCGGCGACGCCGCCGGCGCCCGCGTCACCGGCGTGAGCGACGACACGCGGACGCTGGAGCCCGGCGACCTGTTCCTGCTGCGCGGAGGCGGCTCCGGGGGCCCGGATCGGCTGGCGGAGGCGGCGGCCGGCGGGGCCGCCGCGGCGGTCGTGCCGGCCGGATGCGGGGCCGGCGCCGGGCTCCCGCTGTTCCGCATGCCGGCGGGACGGCCGCTGGACCAAGCCGCCGCCGGCCGCGTCGCCGACGCTCTCTTCGGCCGCCCCGCCGACGGCCTCGCCCTCGTCGGCGTGACCGGCACCAACGGCAAGACCACCGTCGCCACGCTCACCCGGCACCTGCTCGCGGCGCTCGGGGTGCCGTGCGGCCTGCTCGGCACCGTCTGCGTCGACACCGGCGGCGGGCCGGCGCCCGCGACGCTGACGACCCCGGGGGCGATCGGCCTGCGCCGCCACTTCGCGGCGATGCGCGGCAACGGCCTCGCCGCGGCGGCGCTGGAGGCGTCCAGCCACGCGCTCGACCAGGGCCGCACCGCGGGCCTGTCCTTCGCCGCCGCCGTGTTCACGAACCTCACGCGTGACCACCTGGATTACCACGGCACCATGGAGGCCTACGCCGACGCGAAGGCGCGGCTGTTCGGGCAGCTCGCCGCCGACGGCGTGGCGGTGGTGAACGCGGACGATCCGGCCGCAAGCCGCTTCGCCGGCGCCGCGCCGCGGGACCGCGTGCTGCGCACCTCGGTCGCCGACGCCGCGGGCGCCGACGCCACCGCGGCGGTCGCTTCCCTGGGCGCCACCTCCGCCGCCGCCGCCTTCGCGGGCCCCTGGGGGCGCTTCGAGGCGACGCTTACCACCGGCGGCCTCCACAACGTGAGCAACGCGCTGCAGGCGGTGGCCGCCGCCTGGTCCGTCGCCTCCCGCCGCCGCCCCGGCGCGGCGACGCCCGCGGCCCTCGCCGCCGCGCTCGCCGCCGCCGCCCCGGTGCCCGGGCGGCTCGAACCCGTCGCCCCGCCGGCGGACGCCGACCCGGCCGCCCTCCCCGGCGTGCTCGTGGACTACGCCCACACGCCCGACGCGCTCGGGCGCGTGCTCGCCGCGCTGCGGCCGGCAACCGCCGGCCGGCTGATCGTCGTGTACGGCTGCGGCGGCGACCGCGACCGCACGAAGCGGCCGCTGATGACCGCCGCGGCGCTCGCCGGCGCCGACACCGCCGTGCTCACCAGCGACAACCCGCGGACCGAGGACCCCCGGCGGATCCTCGACGACGCCGCCGCCGGCGCGGCGGCCGCGGACCGCGGGCGGCTGAGCGTCGAGCCCGACCGGCGTGCCGCGATTTCCGCGGCGGTCCGCGGCGCACGCCCCGGCGACGTCGTGCTCATCGCCGGCAAGGGCCACGAGGACTACCAGCTGGTCTCCGACGGGGCCGGCGGGATCCGGCGGCTGCGCTTCGACGACCGCGAGGAGGCCGCCGCGGCCCTGCGTCGCTCTTGA